The Nostoc sp. UHCC 0926 nucleotide sequence GGTTTACTCCAATAATAATTGCTGTTTTTGGCGTAATTGAATTCATTACCGAGTTCTTTAATTTTCTCGGTATAATCTGAGTCTTGATTATTTTGGTAAGTTTTTTCAATGCGTTGGAAGTGCTTTGGCTCCTGCGCTTCTAACGGAGTCAGAGTCTTGTTTATAGTTACCATGATTTTCTCCTGAAATAGTCGTTAAATAGTACTGACAATTTTCACTGTTGCTGGCATGAAATATGAAGAGAATTGAGATTAACTTTTAGCTTTTAACTCCGAGTTCAAATGCAGAACTAGAGCCTCGACAGTCGGATAATCGTACAGTAGGGTTGGATCGAGTTCACATCCCAACCAGTCTTCTAGGTCCCCTGTCAAACCAACTGCTGCTGAAGAGTCTAAACCATAGCGGTCAAAAGGTATTGTGACTTCGATTTCCTCTGAATCCACTTCTAGCAAGTCAGCCAGATAAGAGACTATCCATGCTTGAATCTCTGCTGATGTTGGGATCTGCTTGGGTGCAACTGTAGATGTGGTATTCAATTCCAGATTCTGCATTGTCATGGTTTAAGTCCTTGTCTATGTAGATATTTCAACAATCAAATGCGTTTAATTTTGGTACTACCCAAAATTTTGGTACTACCCAATTTTTTCACCGCAACCATACCTGTTTTAGGAATATTCACATTCCAAAGCAAGCTAAAAAACTCTAGAAGATAAATGATCCCAGTATCTAGAACTATCTGCTACTACTGCAACTCAGCTATTGGAAAAGGATAAGAGTTGTCAATCTAACTGCCTATAGATAGACCTATAGAGAGTTTGCAGGTATTTATTTGGGATCGCTCTCTTCTGTGATTGGATTTAATCAAAAACTCATCAAAGCATGATAGCTGTCCATTTAACTGCTTATAGGTCTATCTATAGAGAGTTTGCAGGTATTTAATTTTGGATCACTCTCTTCTGTAATGGGATTTAATCAAAAAATCATTTTGGATATCTGCTATTTAGTTGGTCGATATGAATCTTTTCCTAGATAATCCGATTGCTGTTCATAGGTGCTTAGTAGGTGTTAACTGCTTTAGAACAGAATTAACATCTGCTTCTAGATCCTTAAACTTAGCTTTGTCCTGAGGATTCTCAGTCCAATCCTCCATCACATCTAAGCCACCGGAAAGAAATGCAGTTCGACAAGCTTGACGGCGAATTTTGCCACTAGAGGTTTTGGGAATACTTCCAGTCTTGATGAGTACTGTAGCAAATATATCCAGCCCATGCTGTCCAATCACTGCTTGTCTGACATTTCCGACAATTTCTTGAACGTTTAACTTCCGTAAGTAACTCCGCTCTACCTCCTGAACAATAACTAGCCGTTCGGAACCCTTGAAATCGATGGAAAATGCTGCTCCTGAGCTAGGTTTCAAGGCTGGATGACTATTCTCAACAGTCAGTTCAATATCTTGTGGATAATGATTTTGCCCTCTAATGATAATTACATCTTTGAGTCTCCCTGTGATAAATAACTCCCCATCTTGCAAAAATCCTAAGTCTCCAGTGCGAAAAAATGGGACTGAAGTTGCACTATCGCTAACACCAGTATCTGCTAAATACGCATGAAAAGTTTTCTCTGTCTCCTCAGCTTGATTCCAATAACCTTGAGCAACACTCGGACCTGCTACCCAGATTTCCCCTACTTGCTCAGGCGCACACATCGTTAAGGATTGGGGATCAACAATGACGACTTTCTGATCAGCAGGACTTTGCCCACAACCTACTATTGTCTGGATATCTCCCCGACTCGAATGCTGCTTCACAATTCGGTTTTGCTCTAATGCTGCTTTTTCTACGTTGCAAGTGATTGGTAAAGCTGTTTTCTCACCCCCGCTTACTATCAGAGTTGTTTCTGCCATACCGTAGCAGGGGTAAAATGCTTCTGGGCGAAAGCCACAAGGTGCAAAAGTAGAAGCAAACTGTTCTAAAGTCTCAGCACGCACAGGTTCAGCACCAGTAAAGGCAACCTCCCAACTGCTGAGATCGAGAGTCGCTAACTGTTCGGGTGTCACCTTGCGAATGCAAAGATCATAAGCAAAGTTTGGCCCACCACTAGTTGTAGCTTTGTAGTGAGATATTGCTTGCAACCAACGAATTGGTTTTTGGAGAAAATCTACTGGAGACATCAGAATGCAAGGAACCCCTAAATATAAGGGCTGCAAGACATTTCCAATGAGTCCCATGTCATGGAAAACAGGCAACCAACCAACAACAATAGTTTTGTTTGTATGTCCAAAGGCTTTCTCGATCATCCGCTCGTTATGCAGGAGATTCCCATGAGTGATCATCACACCCTTTGGTGTCCCTGTAGAGCCAGATGTGTATTGAAGGAAAGCTAAGGTATTATTGGTCAATTCTTGCGGCTGCCATGCTTGCGCTAGATCGTTACTCAACTCATCGGTAGCTAGCCAATGCAATCCAGAAATTTCTAAATCCTCTTGATTTAAGCCAGACTGGAGGCTATCTAAAATAGATTTAGAAGTCAGTACAATCTTGGCTTGGGCATCTGCGGCTATTGCCTGCAACCTGGACAATTTTTGATTTCGTCTGGGTGGATATGCCGGAACAGCAATAACGCCTGCATATAAACATCCAAAGAAAGCAGCAATAAAATCTAGACCAGGTTGATATAGAAGCAAAGCACGTTCACCGCCAAGATTTAGAGCCTGGAGACTAGCTGCGATCGCTTGTGCTTGGACATGTAACTCTCTATAAGTCAACGATGCTGCTTCTGTGTCTGTACTTTGTAAAAAAGTATAAGCTTTCTGTTCAGATTGATTTTGCGCTCTATAAATCAGCAATTCAACTAACGTTGAAAAATGAGGTGGAGTTATCAAGGTGTTGGAATAAACACTCATTTAATGTGCCTCTATTCAATTACAGTTATTTTCATCAGGCAGATATTATCTTTAATCTGCATCAGAAATCTAAGGCGATCTTATAGTTTTAATAACATTACCTTATTCTCTATAAATTCCAAGTTAATTTCACTAAACACCTGTTTATTAAGAAGGATTTAAATTATGGCTTTTAAGCTTAGAAAATAAATCAAATTAGAAATACTGATTTATTCGTTGCTGATTAACATTGGTTCTGATCAAAATTAATTGAGATAGATTTCCGTAATTCCACAAATTAGAGATAACTTTTGTTTTTGTTTGATAAATTTAGAATATAGTTAATTTATTTATAAGTCAATACAATATTTTAAAATTCTTAATAAATATCTCTATTGATATAGATATAGTTACTTTATACATATTTTACATATCTGCCTTTAATTTGCTTTTTTACCTACTAGTAAAAAAGCAAATTACGGACAATATTAAACACAATAAATATTTGACTATATCATGTTTAATTTACTGTAACTTGATAAAATTACAGTAAATATTAAAGTGATAAATTCCAGTTAACTAAAGACTAAAAGCAAGGATACAAGCACGTTTAACTTATAAACTTGGCATCTATACGCTCAAAAATTGTTCCATATTTTTGCTGTAACCTTATTCTAAAAACACTTGTTCATCCTTCTTATATTTACGTCTTTGTCAGGAGAAGGGTATGAAGAGACAGCGTAAAGTTGCAATCCCATATCTTGCGATTGCAACTCTACAAGACGCTCTGCGAATGCTCCACTACGTTGCGTACCCGAAGGTTTCTCCAAAGGAGTATGCAATGACATATTTATAACCTGGGTTTGATATAACTTACACATTTGGGATGCTCCCAGAAAAATTAGCATTTGCATATTTTTGATTTGATTACTAATATTTGCCAATGCTGACTTATTGTAGTGCTTGCAATCAAATAAGTTAGATTTGCAAGTGAACAATAGTGGTAGATGTTACATCAAAATCTATGAACAATTTCCATTATCTCCAATGTTGCAGTATTGGCTATCTTATTTAGAAGGCAGAAGTAACACATGTTTTAAGCATAAGATTCGACGCTAGATGATCCCAGTCTGCTCAAGTTGCAAGACCCACCCAGGTAGAGCCTTCCTCCAGTTGGGTAGAACCACAAACTACACTGGCTCTCTTGTCTCTTGTGGTACGCATCTCAATAGAAATTTTGTTATCTAACTGCGGCTCTATACCCACAACTAAGGTTTTAATTAACATTTCTTTTCTTCTGGCTTCTTACCTCTGCCTTTCTTGTAAAATTCTTGAAGTAAGAAACTCATTTGGGGATCACCTCGCTGAAATAAACAAATAAAGATGATGCTTGCAGAATACTTGGTAGAGTTTGCTAGCGCGAATTGCCACAATAAGTCAGCAATAAATTCTAAATTTCAGCACGAGATAGGCCATTCCAAATATATTAATACTTGGAAAATGCAAATAGCACTTACCTACCTCATACAATGCGCTACATAAATTAAAATTTTGATCTCTGCTTTCTATGCACCTATGTTGCTTTGAATATAACCATCCGTTTTGACTCCAAATAAAAGCGTTGCTGAACAAGCAATTTCCACATCTGTTTATTTATCTTGATCAGAGGACATAGGTGATCGATAGCTGATATAATCCTCAGATTAGCTAAATAAATTTGTTAGTTGATGAATTTTGCATTCTTAGCAAAATTATCTTGCCATAGAGAAATCTAAATTGGCTGATTTTGTGTGTTAAAATCCAAAATTTGCCCATTTATAGCATTTTAAAGATTTTATTTTGCCAATTTTGCCGCTAATTGAGAATTTCCTAGAAAACAGATAAAAGAATATATTCAGCCAAAATTTGGATTATAAGTCACAATTTTGACTGTATCAGTGGTTTTGTAGAATAAATTGCTCTTGCAAGCGTTAAAGCTTACAAAAAATTGCTTGATTACAGCTTGATTTTGACGAAGAGTTAATGTCATAATTGTAGTAAGTTGTCATTCATGGTAAAAAGTGGCTGCGCGAAAGTGTCGCAGCTAATTCTGAATTTCTCTTGCCCGAGATTTTGCAGAAAAATAGATATCAAGTTAGCCCACAAAGGTTAACTTTTTATCAGCCTGATAGACAGCTAAAACTGGGATACTCCCTCTGGTATTTTTGGATACTAGGGGGTTAATTCCCGGTTTAAGTTAGAGCTTAGTTTTTACCTTCTAAGATTTTGATGTTTAAAGGTAAATTCAAGCTTACTATGCTTTTTGGTTAATTTTTGAAGTAAATCTGCTATTTCAAATAAACATTACAGCCTTCCTATTTAAGAACAATATCTGTAAATGAGATTAATTTAAATCAGAGAACACAAGTCTTTTAAAGGACACAGCTATTAGGGCTAAACAAAGAATGGCCAGCCCAGAGAACCTATTAAAGAAATGTAATCACTGCAAAATCTTGCAATGGCTATTAAGTATTTATTTGCAAAGGCGAACCCTAGAAAGTGCAGATTAATACTGTTCATGAATTAAGCAAAGCAATTTTTTCATTTTTCCCATTTATTTGTGTATTGTTTAGTGGTCTTTGTAAAAACCAATTTACACAATACATTTATTTGCTTGTTAATGCAACACTTCTTAGGTTAGATTACTGGTTTTAAAACTCAGATATCTATATTTACCTCTAAAGGCAGAAGACAGAAGGCATTTATTCCTTCAGTGAAAAAGATACAAGGAACCAGACAGCAGGGGGATAGTTCAGATGAGGATTCCACCCAAAGTAAACCATAACCACTTAATAGAAGTGGGGGACTCAGACCCATGTTCCGCTTTGCTTCATAGCAGTGGGAAGGGGTCATTTACCGCGCTCCTTGCCCCCTGCCTCTTCATTGAAATGCTCAAACCCAAAAATTGTAAATGCAAATAGCCAAAGTCTAAAGCCACTCAGTAAAATCACTGCTTTTGTTATTATCACTTAGCTTAGGTCACAAGCCTAGAAACTTATTGATTTTTCTAAATTTAGCATACCTGCATTTTGCCTTTTTTACAATAAAACACATATTTTTTTATTTTTTAACTTTTGAATATTGTCGGTTTGTAAACTAAGAGACCTGACAAGAGAAAATTCAATTCACCGCAACGGCCCAAGTAGCAGCGTCAATTTCCAAAGAGCGATGAAGAAGAGGTACCGCCAGAACGCTGTCAACATATCCAGTTTTTAGATTGTCAGTAGACCGAAAAGTTTTGCGTTAGCGAAGCTCACCGTTCGCGTACCGTCTCGTAGAGAAGGTATCACTCTTTTCTGAATACCTGTATCAGTGTAATTTTATTTAAAATTTGTGCTTTAAAATATCAGTGTTTAATGGCTCATTTAGAGTCAAAATATAAGTAAAGCTAATCAGTAAACCAAAAAGTTTTTAAGAGAAGAGCGATCGCTAATCAATGACGTACTGTAAAGTGCTATTAAAGCAAATTCCGACTTTGGAATTGAAATTGGCGATCGCACTACAGGATAACGCTTTACGTCATCCCTGCATCTTGCATTTTTGGAATTTTATCTATGTAATATCACGAAAAATTTAAATATCATATAGTTTTTTATACTTTATATTACCTTTCATCTAACGTCACATTTTTTCCTTTTTATTTGCCTTTTACGGGTTTGTTCAGTTAGGTGCAAATAGAAGTTTTTTTAATAGTCCTGTAATCCGGTTGTTACAGGCATTAGATATTCCCTTTCTTATGCCTGCTATCAAGACGGCAAAGAAAGGAGGAATCAAGCAATTTTTCAAGGGCAGAAAAAGTTATAAAACTACTTATACAATCATAAGAGATAAAGATGATTCAGTTACATTTGATTTATAGATTATTTGTAAATATAGAAGGAGAAAGCGTAATCGGCGTAGAGTTCAATATCTTGTTTATGTTGCTCACAAGGAAAGAACAAATTTAAATCATATTTATCAAGATTATCGAAAAAGATTTTGGATTGAAACTAGTTACCGTCTAAAAATATTTGTGGGATTAAAACTAATAATAAAAATCCAGTCTTGAGATTAAGACGAAAAAGTCAAAGACTTTGAGTATAGCCGACGCGACTGCCCTTACAAAAAAGATGGAATTAGTTTTTAACGAGATAGAAGACCCGCGATCGCAACGCACCCGTGCCCACCTATTAACAGATATTTTAATCAGACGCTCGCGGACTCGCTAACGCTGCGCTATCGGAATTTTATTATCAGTGATTGCGGGAGGTAAAGGATGGGAAGATATGGAAAACTATGGGTTAAGCAAACTTGATTGGTTAGGGGAATTTTTAGCTCTACCAAATGGTATTCCAAGTCCTGACACTTTTCGACGAGTATTTGAGAGAATTAACCCGAAAGTATTTGAGCGTTGCTTTCAGAGGTGGGTACAGTCGATAGTTGAAACAGTCGGGGCACAAGTGATTCCCATTGATGGTAAAACCCTTAGAGGTTCTTACAACAGGAACAAAAAAAATCAGCCTTACACTTAGTCAGCGCCTGGGCTAGTGTTCAGCGTCTTGTTCTGGGACAAGTCCAAGTAGCCGATAAATCAAACGAAATTACGGCAATTCCCGCGCTTCTGGAATTACTCGACAAGGCTTGGTGTATTATTACAGTTGATGCAATGGGTACACAAACTGCGATGCCTGCGGCGGGCTACGCCTACGCGGCTCAAATATATAATGCCTCAGCAGATTATGTCTTAGCGCTCAAAGCTAACCACCCAAAACTTCATAGGCAAGTTGAGGCTTGGTTTGAACAAACGCAAGCTCTCAATTTTGAAGGTATAACCTTCAGTTACGATGAACGTGTAGAAAAGGGACATCATCGTACTGAAAAACGACAAGTTTGGACTGTACCAGTTTCTCAATTACCTCCACTGTATCAACAAGCTGATTGGTTAGGTCTGAAAACCGTTGTGATGGTGGTGCGAGTGCGACACCTATGGAACAAAATTACCCGTGAGGTTTCAATTTTATTTAACTAGTACAGCACGGCGGAAATAAACCAAGTATCTGAGTCTTGTAATCTCTCAAAAGTAGGCAACTCTTTATCGCTAGTTTCAAACCACCGGTTTCGCCATAAACGAGCCGTATCCAGACTTATATTTAATGTTCGAGCAATTTCGCCATGATTTTTCCCCTCTGACGCTAGAAGAATTATTTTTGCCCGCAGTACTATTTGTTGCGCTGTACTGTGTCGGTTTACCACCTCTTGCAGTTTTAAGCGATCGCCATCGCTCAAGTTTAATTGTTTTGGAGCTAATCGTGCCACACCTTAATTCTCCGCTTCTCAGCAAAAACTACTTTTAATCTAATTACTCATTTTCCCACAATAATACTTGGTTAACTTACGCCGTGCTCTACTAGTTTAGACAGTGATGCGCTGATTCTGGAACGTGCTATCCGTCTCCATTGGGGTGTTGAAAATTCTCTACATTGGACTTTAGATGTGACCTTCAACGTTCGCGAAGCGGCTCTGAAAGAGCAGATGCTTGTCGTGTTCGTACCGGACATGCACCACATAATCTAGCTCTGCTGCGACGAATTGCTCTTAATGCTTTGAACGGAGAACAATTTTTGAAACGCAGTAATCGCCAAAAATCGAATCGAGCCGCAATGGATAATAATTATATGCTTACTATTCTTGCTGCTTGTTTATCCCAACATAATAATGATGCCTCACAATCCGGTTGTCAATAGCGTTTGAGATGCGCTTACCCTGTACAAAGAATTAGATCAAGCGATCACAAATACTATAGATGTAGTGACCAAAAAAGACATTATTGGCTGGTTTATTCACTGCTGTTACTATATTATACCCAAGTGAGAACCGCTATATTATTCGTGAGAAAGCTTCTCTTCATTCCTTTGGTTGGTCGTCGTCAGCAGAATCTACCCCGAATTATTGAGGGGATACATAGTGTGTTTGTTCGCAAATGACTGTAATCCTCTGTTTTCTAAAAAATCTACACTTGTAAGCAGGGTTAGAGTGGGGCTAAAACTCCACGGAAATTGTGCCCAACACAGTCAACGGCGCACCTGGATAGATGACATTTCTTGTCTGGCTGGTTTCGTAGTATTTCTCATCCAAGAGATTCTTGATATTAATTGCAGCCTTCCAGTTATTGCGTTTGTAATAAAGTGCTGCATCCGTTCGGAAGTAGCTAGGTAACACAAAACTGTTTGCCAAATCACCCTGTCTGTCTCCCACATAATACAGTCCTAATCCAAATCCCAAACCTTGTAAATTCCCCCGTTGGATTTCATAAGTTGTCCACAGACTGGCAGTATTCTTAGCAACGTTGTTCAACAAATTACCAACTGGCAATTGATTATCTTCGGTGATTTCAGCATCAGTATAAGCGTAAGTGGCAATAATTTTCCAACCAGTCAGAATTTCGCCAGCTATATCTAGCTCAACGCCCCGACTACGTTGCTCTCCCACTTGAATGGAAAAACTGGGATTGTCGAGATCGGTGGTTAGGACGTTGGTTTTTGTGATCTGGTAAGCTGCCAGGGTTGCAGACAGTCTGTTACTCAAATCTGCTTTAACACCCACCTCGTATTGTGTACCTCTCTGAGGTTCAAAAACAGAGTTATCGGCTGAATTACCGATGACCGGAAGGAAAGAACTGCTATAGCTGGCATAAAGCGAGATTGGCTGTACAGGCTGGTAGACAATGCCAATACGAGGGCTGAAAGCTTGGTCGGATTGACTGGTGCTGGTTGAGGCAAGCAAATCGTCATTTTTCTGCTCCGTAAAGTCGAAACGCCCTCCGACCAATAGCTTCAAATTATCCACCAGGGTAATCTGATCTTGCAGATAAATCCCTAATTTATCTGCGCGAGTTTTAACATTAAAAGAAGCTTCTAGAGGATCGGTAGGGACAACGCTGTTATTCACCGGACTAAAAATATCGAGAGGTGGCAAAATAACGTCTCTAAAAATCAACGGACCTTCGCTTCGGTTTAGCTCTATTCCCAAAAGCGGTTGGTGGATAATTGACCCGGTTGCAAACTTTCCGATTACCTCAGTTTGCAGGCTGTAGGTGTCAGTTTCAAATTTACTATTCTCATAATATCTGTTAAAGAACCGATCATCGATTAAGCTATCTGGCTCTGCGACGAAGTTATTTACCTTGTTTATAGTAATGGAAAGTGCATTACGAAGCTGCCAATTTTCACTTAATCGATGTTCTAACCTGTAACCAGCTCTGTAAACTGTACTGTTTCCATCATTTGCTCCTGGAACGCCTAAAAACCGGCTAATCGGAATTGGGGCAGGTCTGTTGCCAACAGCGACGATGCCTCGATCAAATTGGGTATCATTGTTTAGATACTCGAAATCAAAGTTTAATGTTGTGTTTGTACCGATTTTCCAGGTTAGAGATGGCGCGATGAAGATACGTTCCGTGTCAACAAAGTCACGAAAACTCCCGGAGTTTTGGTAAGCAACATTCAAGCGATATAACAAAGTTTTTTCTGAATTCAGGGGACCAGAAAAGTCTAAAGTCGGTCGATAAAAACCATAGCTTCCGGCGGTGAAGTCAGCAGCATAATAAGGCTCACTCAGCGGCTGCTTTGTAACAAGGTTAATAATCCCACCCGGTTGAGCCTGACCGAAAAGCACTGAGGCAGGTCCTTTGAGTACCTCTACCCGTTCTAAGTTTGCTATGTCTGATAATGTGAAGAAATCGCTATCGCGGAATCCATTTCTAAAATTTCCGTCTTGCTCGAAACCACGAATAATATAGCTACCTGAATTTGTACCTCCGTAGTTACCCCCTTGAGTAACCCCACTCACGTTTTGCACTGCATCCTGTAACCGCAATGCCCTTTGGTCTTCTAACACCTGCCGAGGCACCACCTGAATAGAGGCGGGGATATCGCGCAAGGGCGTATCGGTTCGGGTGGCAGTGGAAGCATCCGGTACGCGATAACCGTCTTGCTCCCCTGTCACCACTAACTCGATAGGTTGATCACCACTAGCTGATGGTTGGCTTGATTGTGTCTCACTTTCCGGCCGCTCAACTTGAGGTTGTTGGGTTTGAGGTTGCTGTTGTTGCGCCGAAGGTGCAGTATTCGCAACACTGAAGATAAGACCTTCGTTGGGACTATCAAACAACTCGACAGTTGGTACACTCGTCTCACCTATCACCGTCACTTGGATAGTCTTGGCATCAAAGTTAGTCACCGTTATCTGTGTAACACCAGCAATTGGTTTGTCTGAGCGGAATGTGAATGCCTCGCCCGACGGTAGACGCAGTTGAGCATTGGGAATATCAGCGATAAAGTTATTTCCAGCACTACGATTTGTAATTTGCAGTTGTTGTCCTTTAGATGTCTGTAAAATAACCTCCACACCTTTATTTGTGGGATTAGCCTTAACTCCTGTAACTTGCACGACTTCAGAAGAAGGCGGTGTTTGTTGTGTTGATGACTGCACCAGTAACGTTTCGGCACTGGTGGTGGGACGCTCTATTTCACTCAATCGCCGAATCTGTGTTATGGGTTTAACAAACTGTGCTTTGGTTACCAGACGTGGTTGTGGAGTAGAATTTGCAGGAGTTTTAGTAGATGGTGTACTTTGGGGAACTCCAATTGATGATATTTCCTCGCTTCTACTAGGAGATGTAATCAACATCATAATCACGCTTGTTAGTAACAGACTGGGAACAAGCCGCTTATACTTCATTCTTTTCTTTTGACTTTCTCAATATTACAAATATTTAGTTTACGACGCTAACCTCAGAGATTATTAAAAGTTATTTGCAAAGATAAAGCAAGTTTAATCAAACTATAAGAAATAAAACTTTACATATAGTTAGGAAAATCTTATTAGCTATGGTACTCAGACCTCTGATGGAACCAAGGCAATTGATACTTTTATGTCTATTGTTGCGACAACTTGTAAGTTGGAGGTTAGTTTTTTTGAGTATGTGCGCGTAGGCGCAGCCCACCGTAGGCATTGCATCACCCAGACCGGAAAGATAGAGTCCCTAGCTCAGATGATTTGGGAAAAGACTACTCTAAATTAGCTCGGCTGTTCGTGGCAGACAGTTACTCTGTCTGTCCCTACTTATTGAGGCAATACTCTAAAACGATCAAAGAAATGTTTTATATCACATTATGGTTGAATTGTATAGTGCGTAAGTTTTATGCTGTTTTGATTATTAATAATTTTTATCTATTAATATAAGCTTGTAAAAGACAATGATTTTCTTTTAAAGTATAGGAGGCTAATTAAAAATCATTTTCAAGAATTTTGAGCTAAGATTTGCATGAGTAGCGCAAACGCATCTAAATTACTCTTGATCACAACCAAGGTTAAGAATCAACGAAAAAATCAGCATTTCGCGTTTGATTATTTTTTAAGCCCCAAAGCGATGCCTGCGGTGGGCTACACCAACGCCTAAAACTTTCGCAATAAGCAAAGGTTAAATGACATTATCTTCTTTATTAAGAATGGGCTTTGCTTATTGACATGATACGGACCCCTATTTGCGTGAGTGACTAAACAATTGTGCAGTCTCTTCTGTGAGACAACAGCTATTAAGATTTATTCAAAAAGAATTTTCTGAATAACGTTCAGGCATAAACGTAAAAGCATTGCTCTGACTTATGTAGAGCGAAATTTGCCATTTGGCTTGCCTGATTCCAGGATTGTTTGCGTGTATCTAAGTTTCCGGAGGCGGAAAATGACTCCAATTCTCAACAAATTTCCAGAAATTCCCCATGAATGTGCGACAATCGTTGATATTCTGTGTTATCGCACTTTCCAAATACCGCACAAACAAGCGTTCACTTTCCTTGAAGATGGAGAGACTCAGGAATTAACACTGACTTATCATGAATTGGATCGGCGTAGTCGGGCTGTAGCAGCTCAACTCCAAGTTCTTGGTTTGAGTGGAGAACGTGCCATATTACTGTATCCTCCTGGACTGGATTACCTAACAGCATTTTTCGGTTGTCTATATGCTGGGGTAGTGGCAGTTCCAGCTTATCCACCTAGCAATCAACGTAAAACGCCCAGAATACAGGCTATCATTACAGATGCACGGGCAAGCATTGCTCTCACCACAACAGCAATGCTCTCTACATTACAATCAATACTCCCACCACAAACAAAACAGGGAAATTTTCACTGGCTGACAACTGACAACATAGCACAGGATATAGAAGATTCTTGGCAACAACCTGCAATCAATGCGGATACCCTAGCCTTTCTGCAATACACATCGGGTTCTACAGGCACACCAAAGGGAGTCATGCTCAGTCATGGCAATCTGCTGCACAATGCCGATGTAACTTACCAACTCATGGAACATTCACCCAGCAGCAAGTTTGTATCCTGGCTGCCTGTTTACCATGATATGGGGTTGATTGGTGGGATTTTGCAACCTTTGTATGGCGGGTTTCCTTGTATCTTAATGTCGCCAGCATCTTTTTTACAACGACCTTACCGCTGGTTACAGGCTATATCTCACTACAAAGGCACCACCAGTGGTGGCCCCAACTTTGCTTATGAACAATGTATTCAAAGGATTACTCAAGAACAAAAAGAAACTCTCGACTTAAGTAGTTGGAGTGTCGCGTTTAACGGTGCTGAACCAGTCCGACAAGATACTCTTGAGCAATTTGCAACCACCTTTGCTGAGTGTGGCTTCCGTCCAGAAGCATTCTACCCCTGTTATGGTATGGCAGAAGC carries:
- a CDS encoding acyl carrier protein — translated: MTMQNLELNTTSTVAPKQIPTSAEIQAWIVSYLADLLEVDSEEIEVTIPFDRYGLDSSAAVGLTGDLEDWLGCELDPTLLYDYPTVEALVLHLNSELKAKS
- a CDS encoding fatty acyl-AMP ligase, producing MSVYSNTLITPPHFSTLVELLIYRAQNQSEQKAYTFLQSTDTEAASLTYRELHVQAQAIAASLQALNLGGERALLLYQPGLDFIAAFFGCLYAGVIAVPAYPPRRNQKLSRLQAIAADAQAKIVLTSKSILDSLQSGLNQEDLEISGLHWLATDELSNDLAQAWQPQELTNNTLAFLQYTSGSTGTPKGVMITHGNLLHNERMIEKAFGHTNKTIVVGWLPVFHDMGLIGNVLQPLYLGVPCILMSPVDFLQKPIRWLQAISHYKATTSGGPNFAYDLCIRKVTPEQLATLDLSSWEVAFTGAEPVRAETLEQFASTFAPCGFRPEAFYPCYGMAETTLIVSGGEKTALPITCNVEKAALEQNRIVKQHSSRGDIQTIVGCGQSPADQKVVIVDPQSLTMCAPEQVGEIWVAGPSVAQGYWNQAEETEKTFHAYLADTGVSDSATSVPFFRTGDLGFLQDGELFITGRLKDVIIIRGQNHYPQDIELTVENSHPALKPSSGAAFSIDFKGSERLVIVQEVERSYLRKLNVQEIVGNVRQAVIGQHGLDIFATVLIKTGSIPKTSSGKIRRQACRTAFLSGGLDVMEDWTENPQDKAKFKDLEADVNSVLKQLTPTKHL
- a CDS encoding helix-turn-helix domain-containing protein, whose translation is MARLAPKQLNLSDGDRLKLQEVVNRHSTAQQIVLRAKIILLASEGKNHGEIARTLNISLDTARLWRNRWFETSDKELPTFERLQDSDTWFISAVLY
- a CDS encoding TonB-dependent receptor; translated protein: MKYKRLVPSLLLTSVIMMLITSPSRSEEISSIGVPQSTPSTKTPANSTPQPRLVTKAQFVKPITQIRRLSEIERPTTSAETLLVQSSTQQTPPSSEVVQVTGVKANPTNKGVEVILQTSKGQQLQITNRSAGNNFIADIPNAQLRLPSGEAFTFRSDKPIAGVTQITVTNFDAKTIQVTVIGETSVPTVELFDSPNEGLIFSVANTAPSAQQQQPQTQQPQVERPESETQSSQPSASGDQPIELVVTGEQDGYRVPDASTATRTDTPLRDIPASIQVVPRQVLEDQRALRLQDAVQNVSGVTQGGNYGGTNSGSYIIRGFEQDGNFRNGFRDSDFFTLSDIANLERVEVLKGPASVLFGQAQPGGIINLVTKQPLSEPYYAADFTAGSYGFYRPTLDFSGPLNSEKTLLYRLNVAYQNSGSFRDFVDTERIFIAPSLTWKIGTNTTLNFDFEYLNNDTQFDRGIVAVGNRPAPIPISRFLGVPGANDGNSTVYRAGYRLEHRLSENWQLRNALSITINKVNNFVAEPDSLIDDRFFNRYYENSKFETDTYSLQTEVIGKFATGSIIHQPLLGIELNRSEGPLIFRDVILPPLDIFSPVNNSVVPTDPLEASFNVKTRADKLGIYLQDQITLVDNLKLLVGGRFDFTEQKNDDLLASTSTSQSDQAFSPRIGIVYQPVQPISLYASYSSSFLPVIGNSADNSVFEPQRGTQYEVGVKADLSNRLSATLAAYQITKTNVLTTDLDNPSFSIQVGEQRSRGVELDIAGEILTGWKIIATYAYTDAEITEDNQLPVGNLLNNVAKNTASLWTTYEIQRGNLQGLGFGLGLYYVGDRQGDLANSFVLPSYFRTDAALYYKRNNWKAAINIKNLLDEKYYETSQTRNVIYPGAPLTVLGTISVEF